One genomic window of Undibacterium cyanobacteriorum includes the following:
- a CDS encoding TonB-dependent receptor has protein sequence MLNKKYAFKRTIVANALMMAFGAAVVAVGTPSEVYAQSNAGGSIFGRATPGSTVQVANSDNGIKRTITVDASGRFQVTSLPIGSYKVELVKGGKVEQTTNVEVSLGQGSEAVFSEASGATQVVQVSGARKAIDVSTTNNGANFSARQLDKLPVGRSIEAIVQLAPNTTRGDSRFVGNGASIGGGAVTENSYYVNGFPMTNPLTGFGSAQLPFGAIAEAQVLTGGFGAEFGRSIGGVMNVITKSGKNTWEAGVMTSWSPNSLRNKSRDILYPMTGRTYNAATDGTVYIRRQDNTVETKMVGGYVGGPLVEDKLFMFLSAEQTKTTQGFVNGLRTGTTNAKDGWNDTRATTNRYMAKFDWNITDEHRLEFMSIGDSPVLNIKRSGYDYATTSRVGTVTSEQTNRNINDNGNQLNGLKYVGEITQNLTATALIGRAESKHEQNLVGYNPTAMGVVADAANRVPGLSYNNPQSFGANVAAPGSKDTVNVMRLDLEYKLGEHTIRGGYDKSKTDSLGGSTTPGGGTWTYLKTDNPNIPIPVTGGTIPATKTGGGYGTQGYYVQKAYYSDVTESHGEQAAFYLEDKYQVTKNILVVAGMRYENFSNKNKLGEKFLDQPGQVNPRLSASWDVNGDSSLKVFGTLGRYSVPIPTNIGLRAAGATLNTTQFYTYTGTDANGQPQGLTQLTAPISANNEYGQPKDARSFAVKDMKPTFQDEITIGFEKALTPEYNMGSRFTYRTLKSTIDDLCDHRPFDKWATRNNVAITNPNFGADCYLFNPGIANTFIQDVNGKGDYREVHLTAADLGFDKPKRTYTAIDTFFEHPFRNNWYGKVNYTWSRNYGNTEGQVRSDNAQADVSVTAVWDYPEVMRGAEGLLPNDRTHQIKAFGYYQVLPELAIGGNLLLATGRPRSCLGRDPAPGDSPNYNNQAFFCFGETSAQNVLVPRASLGRLPMDKRLDLNFTYTPAALKGFAFKLDIFNITNTQTAQNVVEAYNNGTRMSSQYERVISYTAPRSARLTAEYNRKF, from the coding sequence ATGTTGAACAAGAAATACGCATTTAAGCGCACGATTGTCGCTAATGCTTTGATGATGGCTTTCGGCGCCGCAGTGGTTGCTGTTGGTACACCATCTGAAGTGTACGCGCAGTCCAACGCAGGTGGTTCTATTTTCGGTCGCGCCACTCCAGGTTCTACCGTTCAAGTTGCGAACAGCGACAACGGTATCAAACGTACTATTACTGTTGATGCTTCTGGTCGTTTCCAAGTCACTTCGTTGCCAATCGGTAGCTATAAAGTGGAATTGGTTAAGGGCGGTAAAGTAGAGCAAACAACGAACGTTGAAGTCTCTTTGGGCCAAGGTAGTGAAGCAGTATTCTCCGAAGCTTCTGGCGCAACCCAAGTGGTTCAAGTTTCTGGCGCACGCAAAGCGATCGACGTTTCTACAACTAACAACGGCGCAAACTTCAGCGCACGTCAATTGGACAAATTGCCAGTTGGCCGTAGTATCGAAGCGATTGTTCAATTGGCTCCGAACACAACTCGTGGTGATAGCCGCTTCGTAGGTAACGGCGCTTCCATCGGTGGTGGTGCAGTCACAGAGAACTCTTACTACGTCAACGGTTTCCCAATGACTAACCCATTGACAGGCTTCGGCTCTGCACAGTTGCCATTCGGCGCGATCGCAGAAGCTCAGGTTCTGACAGGTGGTTTCGGTGCGGAATTCGGTCGTTCTATCGGTGGTGTGATGAACGTTATCACTAAATCTGGTAAGAACACATGGGAAGCTGGCGTAATGACAAGCTGGTCCCCAAATTCTTTGCGTAATAAATCACGCGACATCCTGTACCCAATGACAGGCCGTACATACAACGCGGCAACAGATGGAACAGTGTATATCCGTCGTCAAGACAACACGGTTGAGACCAAAATGGTTGGCGGCTATGTTGGCGGTCCATTGGTTGAAGACAAATTGTTCATGTTCTTGTCTGCAGAACAGACAAAGACAACGCAAGGTTTCGTGAACGGTTTGCGTACTGGTACAACCAATGCAAAAGATGGTTGGAACGATACACGTGCAACAACCAACCGTTACATGGCGAAGTTTGACTGGAATATCACTGACGAACACCGTTTGGAATTCATGTCCATTGGCGATTCTCCAGTGTTGAACATCAAACGTTCTGGCTATGACTATGCAACAACATCCCGCGTTGGTACAGTCACTTCCGAACAAACTAACCGCAACATCAACGATAACGGTAACCAATTGAATGGTTTGAAATACGTTGGTGAAATCACTCAAAACTTGACAGCAACAGCCTTGATCGGCCGCGCTGAATCCAAGCATGAGCAAAATTTGGTTGGTTACAATCCAACAGCAATGGGCGTTGTAGCTGATGCAGCAAACCGTGTACCAGGCTTGAGCTATAACAACCCACAATCTTTCGGCGCTAACGTTGCAGCACCAGGCTCCAAAGATACAGTCAACGTGATGCGTTTGGACTTGGAATACAAGTTGGGCGAGCACACAATCCGTGGTGGTTACGATAAATCCAAAACAGATTCTTTGGGTGGCTCTACAACTCCAGGTGGCGGTACATGGACTTATTTGAAAACAGATAATCCAAACATCCCAATTCCAGTAACAGGCGGCACAATCCCTGCAACGAAAACTGGCGGTGGCTACGGTACACAAGGTTACTACGTGCAGAAGGCTTACTACTCTGACGTAACTGAATCCCACGGCGAACAAGCTGCGTTCTACTTGGAAGACAAATACCAAGTAACGAAGAACATCTTGGTTGTCGCTGGTATGCGTTACGAAAACTTCTCCAACAAAAACAAATTGGGCGAGAAGTTCTTGGATCAACCTGGCCAAGTTAACCCACGTTTGTCCGCATCTTGGGACGTTAACGGTGACTCCAGCTTGAAAGTATTCGGTACTTTGGGCCGTTACTCTGTACCAATTCCAACAAACATTGGTTTGCGTGCAGCTGGTGCAACTCTGAACACAACTCAGTTCTACACATACACAGGTACTGATGCAAATGGTCAACCACAAGGTTTGACTCAATTGACAGCGCCGATTTCCGCTAACAACGAATACGGTCAACCAAAAGACGCTCGTTCTTTCGCTGTTAAGGATATGAAGCCAACCTTCCAAGATGAAATCACAATCGGTTTCGAGAAGGCATTGACACCTGAGTACAACATGGGCTCACGTTTCACATATCGTACATTGAAGTCTACAATTGACGATTTGTGCGATCACCGTCCATTCGACAAGTGGGCAACACGTAACAACGTAGCGATTACTAATCCAAACTTTGGTGCTGACTGCTACTTGTTCAACCCAGGTATCGCTAACACCTTCATCCAAGACGTGAATGGTAAGGGTGATTATCGTGAAGTGCATTTGACAGCCGCTGACTTGGGCTTCGACAAACCAAAACGTACTTACACAGCAATCGATACATTCTTCGAGCATCCATTCCGTAACAACTGGTACGGTAAAGTGAACTACACATGGTCTCGCAACTACGGTAATACAGAAGGTCAAGTTCGTTCCGATAACGCACAGGCTGACGTTTCTGTAACTGCAGTTTGGGATTATCCAGAAGTGATGCGTGGTGCAGAAGGCTTGTTGCCAAATGATCGTACACACCAAATCAAAGCCTTCGGTTACTACCAAGTCTTGCCTGAATTGGCAATCGGCGGTAACTTGTTGTTGGCAACTGGTCGTCCACGTTCATGCTTAGGCCGTGATCCAGCACCTGGCGATTCTCCAAACTACAACAACCAAGCATTCTTCTGCTTCGGTGAAACTAGTGCGCAGAACGTTTTGGTACCACGTGCATCCTTGGGCCGTTTGCCAATGGACAAGCGTTTGGACTTGAACTTCACATACACACCTGCTGCATTGAAAGGTTTTGCATTCAAGTTGGATATCTTCAACATCACGAATACACAAACTGCTCAAAACGTAGTAGAAGCGTATAACAACGGTACACGTATGTCTTCCCAGTACGAACGCGTGATCAGCTACACAGCACCACGTTCTGCTCGCTTGACAGCTGAATACAACCGTAAGTTCTAA